CGGCAAATTCGGGAGTTTGCAGGGCAGAAAGCTGCTGAATGGCCGCAATATCGGCTGGAACCGTAATTGGTGAGCTGATTTTCTTAGGAATTACATAGCCCTGGTAATCGTTTTGGTCATAGACGCCGCCCCAAGCCTCGGCATAATAGACCGCGCGTGGATTGATTTTGACCCAGTCCCAATCCCACCGCTTGATGAAATCTATATAGGTATCGGCAAACTCCTTGGCACCGTATTCGTGCCCGACCAGATGCTGCCAGGCGCTCACGAGATACGGTGCTGGTGCTTCATCGCTATGGCGAGCGATGTTGTGAAATATCTGACGACGATCTGCAGCCATGATCTCCCTTTCGTTTGAGACTTCTTCAACGTCTTTTCCTGCAATAACGCTGAATTAATGATTATGAAAGTTGATGTTCGGATCCGTAACACGGTCGCATGGAGCATTGCTGCGTCACCGGATAGTGACTAGAGAACCGCATGATTGCAGGCTTCGTCAAGCTCGAAACACGGTTTTGGTTAGAGGGCTTTGTTATAACGCATCATCAATCGTTGCAAAGGTGTACATCTTATGCGCATTATTCAAAACGTCTATAACGAAGCGCTGTGTCGCTGACCTTCACTGTTGAATAATGGGCATCACTGCACCGTGCACTTCAACAACTTCACACAGTGCAGTCCACTTTTTTATAAGGCAAGCCTCGCAAGGGGAGACAATCGAAGGAGCTGAATACAGGGTGAGTCGCAATAACAGCTTTGACACTGTCCGCATTCAGGGTAGCTACAACCCTGAAGAGCACCATTACGCTTCGAATGTCCCCATCTATCTGAGTGCAGCATTCACCCTGGGCAGCGCTCAGCGCGGGAGAGACATCGCGGAAGGCAGGATACCTGGCTTTAGCTATTCACGAGTCGGCAATCCGACAGTTGCTGTTCTGGAACGCCGAATCGCTGCGCTTGAAGGCGGGGTTTCAGCAGTTGCAGTCGCCTCAGGCATGGCGGCCATATCGAATACGATTCTCACCGTTGCCGAAGGTGGTGGTCGAATCGTCGCGCAACACGACATTTACGGTGCCAGCTTGGATGAATTCGTGACACTTGCACCGAAGTTTGGCATTCACTTCGATTTTGTTGACGATATCAACGATTCGCGGCAATTGACTGCGGCGATTGGACCGGACACGAAGGCGATCTATGTTGAAAGCGTGACCAACCCAATCACCCGCGTCACCGACATTGAACACGTCGCATCAATCGCTCATAAGGCTGGGATTCCCTTGATTGTGGACAACACCTTGCCCACCCTGTATCTATTCCGCCCTATCGAGCATGGCGCTGACATTGTCGTGTATTCATCGACCAAAGGCATCAATGGCCATGGCAATGTGGTGAGCGGACTGATTGTCGATGCTGGACGATTCGACTGGTCACATACCCGCTTTCCTCAGTTTTCTGAGCCGGAGTTCACGCTCTACACCGAGGAGTTAGGCCACGCACCAAGCTTTGTGGAAACCTATGGAAACGAAGCCTTCCACCAACGACTTCGATGTAAGACCTTACGATTATTGGGTGCCGTTTTAGGGCCGCAGGAGGCATATCTCGAACTGCTTGGCCTGGAGACCATCAGCGAGCGCATCAGCAAGGAAGTGGCCTCCGCTCGCAGCATCGCACAGTTCCTTGATCATCATGAGCACGTCCGACGAGTCAACTATGCCGACCTGCCATCCAACGGTGAGAACAGCAAGCAGGCGCGTCTGGTCAAAAGTCTGTTTCCCAAGGGCATCGGGGCGATACTCTCATTCGAGCTTGAGGGCTCGGAAGACCGTGTCAACAGATTCATCGATGCGACCCAATTGTTCCACTACATTCCCAACATAGGCGACGTTCGTTCATTGATAGTCAATCCCGCCCGGATAACCCACCGCGAAGTGCCTTTTGAGTTCTGGGAAAAGAACGGTCTCAACGTCAATCTGATCCGACTTTCTATAGGTCTGGAAGATGTGGATGATCTGATTGCCGACTTGGAACGCGCCTTCGAGCTTGCCTATCGCGATTGACCTTCCCACATGCCCACTGCCTAACAACTGCCTCATCACTCGTATCACCGCCTAGCAACTGTCTATATCGTCACAGTTGCATTGCGTCATATGCGAAAGCGCGGTTTCCAGGCATAGTGGGATTGTAGGATAATCACAACTAACAAGGGGGCGGTTGTGGTCAATACAGATAACGGCAAGCACAATGTTGAGGCGCATAAGGCTGAGACTCATAAGGTTGAACAGCAGCAAGAAAGCACGGCTACGGTGACGTGGAGCCGCATGCTTGCCGGCAACAGGCGCTTTGCACAGGGCGAGGCCGAGCACCCTTGGCAAGACAAGGACACTCG
This Bifidobacterium sp. WK041_4_12 DNA region includes the following protein-coding sequences:
- a CDS encoding O-acetylhomoserine aminocarboxypropyltransferase/cysteine synthase family protein yields the protein MSRNNSFDTVRIQGSYNPEEHHYASNVPIYLSAAFTLGSAQRGRDIAEGRIPGFSYSRVGNPTVAVLERRIAALEGGVSAVAVASGMAAISNTILTVAEGGGRIVAQHDIYGASLDEFVTLAPKFGIHFDFVDDINDSRQLTAAIGPDTKAIYVESVTNPITRVTDIEHVASIAHKAGIPLIVDNTLPTLYLFRPIEHGADIVVYSSTKGINGHGNVVSGLIVDAGRFDWSHTRFPQFSEPEFTLYTEELGHAPSFVETYGNEAFHQRLRCKTLRLLGAVLGPQEAYLELLGLETISERISKEVASARSIAQFLDHHEHVRRVNYADLPSNGENSKQARLVKSLFPKGIGAILSFELEGSEDRVNRFIDATQLFHYIPNIGDVRSLIVNPARITHREVPFEFWEKNGLNVNLIRLSIGLEDVDDLIADLERAFELAYRD